One genomic region from Argentina anserina chromosome 2, drPotAnse1.1, whole genome shotgun sequence encodes:
- the LOC126783181 gene encoding K(+) efflux antiporter 3, chloroplastic isoform X1 — translation MLDSVTCFGGYKGYDLIKQKSPLMACSIGTSRLCGHFFSPYVSNQQVRSLSYANKYKIRHSPFVARNFIQGNSLLTSSVHCWRGLHFSNHRSGHSARWRIYATLDVASAVDVINDLGFDTLTFLAVTVLVVPAFKIIKASPILGFFFAGIVLNQFGLIRNLTDVKILSEWGILFLLFEMGLELSFSRLKALAKFAFGMGLTQVVLSTLAFTAFELPPNGAIGTKLLTFLFNSRPDLVNIRSIDEAVVIGAALSLSSSAFVLQLLAEKGELPTRFGSATLGILLLQDIAVVPLLVILPVLESQNIAEESIWPMLLKESLKALGGLGLLSLGGKLVLRRIFEFVAEARSSEAFVALCLLTVAGTSLVTQKLGFSDTLGAFLAGALLAETNFRTQIEADIRPFRGLLLGLFFVTTGTSIDTQLLFREWPNVLSLLAGLIVIKTLIITAIGPRVGLTLQESVRIGLLLSQGGEFGFVVFSLANRLGVLPLELNKLLIIVVVLSMALTPLLNEAGRRAAAFVDENYETEDKAPDTVNFNSSEPVVILGFGQMGQVLANFLSTPLASGIDGEALGWPYVAFDLDPSVVKASRKQGFPILYGDGSRPDVLESAGISLPKAVLIMYTAKQKSIEAVQRLRLAFPSIPIYARALDLKHLLDLKKAGATDAIMESAETSLQLGSKLLKGFGVMSDDVNFLRQIVRDSMELQAQDVVQKTDKQDLNSLKPLQVRVADLIDDPSSISSTSSEDNSWEVNRVGASIISTLQGEVDEAEHDSKHQRSAHTEGEEVSHGNSDTKNGVPVKSEDLDGNINTVDPSNPCVSTKDEL, via the exons ATGTTGGACTCAGTGACTTGTTTTGGAGGCTATAAG GGATACGACCTCATCAAACAAAAGAGCCCATTGATGGCTTGCTCCATAGGCACATCACGGTTGTGTGGCCATTTTTTCAGTCCTTATGTTAGTAACCAGCAAGTGCGCTCATTATCGTATGCCAATAAGTACAAGATAAGACATAGTCCTTTTGTTGCAAGAAATTTCATTCAAGGCAATTCTTTGTTAACTTCCTCTGTACACTGTTGGCGAGGACTTCATTTCTCAAACCATAGATCAGGCCATTCAGCAAGATGGAGGATATATGCAACACTTGATGTTGCTAGCGCTGTTGATGTCATTAATGATTTAGGATTTGATACTTTGACGTTCTTAGCTGTCACTGTTCTGGTTGTTCCTGCATTCAAGATCATCAAAGCTAGCCCT ATACTCGGTTTCTTCTTTGCGGGGATTGTACTCAATCAGTTTGGCTTGATTCGGAATCTTACAGATGTGAAAATTTTGTCGGAATGGGGGATTCTGTTTTTG CTATTTGAGATGGGATTAGAGCTTTCATTTTCACGTCTAAAGGCTCTTGCGAAATTTGCCTTCGGCATGGGATTAACACAG GTCGTATTATCTACTCTTGCTTTTACAGCGTTTGAACTTCCTCCTAATGGGGCTATTGGAACAAAACTTTTGACGTTCCTCTTTAATTCAAGGCCTGATCTG GTCAATATCAGAAGCATTGATGAAGCTGTAGTGATTGGTGCTGCTCTATCTCTATCTTCTTCAGCTTTTGTACTACAG CTACTTGCAGAGAAAGGGGAACTCCCTACAAGATTTGGTTCAGCAACTCTTGGGATACTTCTTTTACAG GATATAGCAGTTGTACCTCTCTTAGTTATACTTCCAGTACTGGAAAGCCAG AACATAGCAGAGGAAAGTATATGGCCAATGCTTTTGAAGGAGAGTTTAAAAGCACTAGGTGGGCTGGGGCTTCTCTCTCTTGGAGGAAAATTAGTTCTGAGGCGAATTTTTGAG TTTGTGGCAGAAGCAAGAAGCTCAGAGGCATTTGTTGCACTTTGCTTGCTGACGGTGGCAGGGACTTCACTTGTCACCCAGAAGTTGGGGTTCAGTGACACG CTTGGAGCATTTTTGGCCGGAGCACTGCTAGCAGAGACAAATTTCCGGACACAAATTGAAGCCGATATAAGGCCATTTAGAGGCTTACTTCTGGGGTTATTTTTTGTCACGACAGGGACATCCATTGACACGCAG CTTCTATTTAGAGAGTGGCCGAATGTGCTTTCACTCTTGGCAGGTTTGATTGTCATCAAGACGCTGATCATAACAGCCATAGGCCCTCGTGTTGGACTCACTTTACAAGAAAGTGTAAGAATAGGATTGCTTTTGTCTCAAGGAGGGGAGTTTGGCTTTGTAGTTTTTTCTCTTGCAAATAG GCTTGGTGTGCTACCTCTTGAGCTTAACAAGTTGCTCATTATTGTTGTTGTCCTGTCAATGGCATTAACCCCATTGCTAAATGAAGCTGGACGAAGAGCTGCTGCATTTGTTGATGAAAATTATGAAACAGAGGAT AAAGCTCCTGATACGGTGAATTTCAATTCGAGTGAACCTGTTGTTATTCTTGGATTTGGACAAATGGGTCAG gTCCTTGCCAATTTCTTGTCCACTCCATTGGCTTCAGGGATAGATGGAGAAGCTCTGGGATGGCCTTATGTAGCTTTTGACCTTGATCCTTCTGTCGTGAAG GCGTCTAGAAAGCAAGGTTTTCCAATTCTTTACGGGGATGGATCACGTCCTGATGTTTTAGAATCTGCCGGAATATCTCTCCCGAAAGCTGTCTTAATTATGTATACTGCAAAGCAGAAATCAATTGAAGCCGTTCAAAGGCTTCGACTTGCTTTCCCTTCA ATCCCTATTTATGCCAGAGCTCTGGACTTGAAGCACCTTCTGGATCTTAAGAAAGCTGGTGCAACAGATGCCATTATGGAAAGTGCAGAG ACAAGTTTGCAGCTGGGCTCTAAGCTTTTGAAAGGGTTTGGTGTTATGTCTGATGATGTGAACTTTCTTCGTCAAATTGTTCGTGATTCCATGGAGCTGCAAGCTCAAGATGTAGTTCAGAAAACTGACAAGCAAGACTTGAATAGTTTGAAGCCATTACAG GTGAGAGTTGCTGACTTAATTGATGATCCCTCGTCCATTTCATCAACTTCATCAGAAGACAATTCGTGGGAGGTAAACCGGGTAGGTGCTTCTATTATATCGACATTGCAGGGAGAAGTAGATGAAGCAGAGCATGACAGTAAACACCAACGATCTGCGCATACAGAAGGCGAAGAAGTTTCACACGGTAACTCAGACACAAAGAACGGAGTTCCAGTTAAATCAGAAGATCTTGATGGGAATATAAATACAGTAGACCCATCAAACCCTTGTGTATCGACAAAGGATGAACTGTAG
- the LOC126783181 gene encoding K(+) efflux antiporter 3, chloroplastic isoform X2, translating to MLDSVTCFGGYKGYDLIKQKSPLMACSIGTSRLCGHFFSPYVSNQQVRSLSYANKYKIRHSPFVARNFIQGNSLLTSSVHCWRGLHFSNHRSGHSARWRIYATLDVASAVDVINDLGFDTLTFLAVTVLVVPAFKIIKASPILGFFFAGIVLNQFGLIRNLTDVKILSEWGILFLLFEMGLELSFSRLKALAKFAFGMGLTQVVLSTLAFTAFELPPNGAIGTKLLTFLFNSRPDLVNIRSIDEAVVIGAALSLSSSAFVLQLLAEKGELPTRFGSATLGILLLQDIAVVPLLVILPVLESQNIAEESIWPMLLKESLKALGGLGLLSLGGKLVLRRIFEFVAEARSSEAFVALCLLTVAGTSLVTQKLGFSDTLGAFLAGALLAETNFRTQIEADIRPFRGLLLGLFFVTTGTSIDTQLLFREWPNVLSLLAGLIVIKTLIITAIGPRVGLTLQESVRIGLLLSQGGEFGFVVFSLANRLGVLPLELNKLLIIVVVLSMALTPLLNEAGRRAAAFVDENYETEDKAPDTVNFNSSEPVVILGFGQMGQVLANFLSTPLASGIDGEALGWPYVAFDLDPSVVKASRKQGFPILYGDGSRPDVLESAGISLPKAVLIMYTAKQKSIEAVQRLRLAFPSIPIYARALDLKHLLDLKKAGATDAIMESAETSLQLGSKLLKGFGVMSDDVNFLRQIVRDSMELQAQDVVQKTDKQDLNSLKPLQKTIRGR from the exons ATGTTGGACTCAGTGACTTGTTTTGGAGGCTATAAG GGATACGACCTCATCAAACAAAAGAGCCCATTGATGGCTTGCTCCATAGGCACATCACGGTTGTGTGGCCATTTTTTCAGTCCTTATGTTAGTAACCAGCAAGTGCGCTCATTATCGTATGCCAATAAGTACAAGATAAGACATAGTCCTTTTGTTGCAAGAAATTTCATTCAAGGCAATTCTTTGTTAACTTCCTCTGTACACTGTTGGCGAGGACTTCATTTCTCAAACCATAGATCAGGCCATTCAGCAAGATGGAGGATATATGCAACACTTGATGTTGCTAGCGCTGTTGATGTCATTAATGATTTAGGATTTGATACTTTGACGTTCTTAGCTGTCACTGTTCTGGTTGTTCCTGCATTCAAGATCATCAAAGCTAGCCCT ATACTCGGTTTCTTCTTTGCGGGGATTGTACTCAATCAGTTTGGCTTGATTCGGAATCTTACAGATGTGAAAATTTTGTCGGAATGGGGGATTCTGTTTTTG CTATTTGAGATGGGATTAGAGCTTTCATTTTCACGTCTAAAGGCTCTTGCGAAATTTGCCTTCGGCATGGGATTAACACAG GTCGTATTATCTACTCTTGCTTTTACAGCGTTTGAACTTCCTCCTAATGGGGCTATTGGAACAAAACTTTTGACGTTCCTCTTTAATTCAAGGCCTGATCTG GTCAATATCAGAAGCATTGATGAAGCTGTAGTGATTGGTGCTGCTCTATCTCTATCTTCTTCAGCTTTTGTACTACAG CTACTTGCAGAGAAAGGGGAACTCCCTACAAGATTTGGTTCAGCAACTCTTGGGATACTTCTTTTACAG GATATAGCAGTTGTACCTCTCTTAGTTATACTTCCAGTACTGGAAAGCCAG AACATAGCAGAGGAAAGTATATGGCCAATGCTTTTGAAGGAGAGTTTAAAAGCACTAGGTGGGCTGGGGCTTCTCTCTCTTGGAGGAAAATTAGTTCTGAGGCGAATTTTTGAG TTTGTGGCAGAAGCAAGAAGCTCAGAGGCATTTGTTGCACTTTGCTTGCTGACGGTGGCAGGGACTTCACTTGTCACCCAGAAGTTGGGGTTCAGTGACACG CTTGGAGCATTTTTGGCCGGAGCACTGCTAGCAGAGACAAATTTCCGGACACAAATTGAAGCCGATATAAGGCCATTTAGAGGCTTACTTCTGGGGTTATTTTTTGTCACGACAGGGACATCCATTGACACGCAG CTTCTATTTAGAGAGTGGCCGAATGTGCTTTCACTCTTGGCAGGTTTGATTGTCATCAAGACGCTGATCATAACAGCCATAGGCCCTCGTGTTGGACTCACTTTACAAGAAAGTGTAAGAATAGGATTGCTTTTGTCTCAAGGAGGGGAGTTTGGCTTTGTAGTTTTTTCTCTTGCAAATAG GCTTGGTGTGCTACCTCTTGAGCTTAACAAGTTGCTCATTATTGTTGTTGTCCTGTCAATGGCATTAACCCCATTGCTAAATGAAGCTGGACGAAGAGCTGCTGCATTTGTTGATGAAAATTATGAAACAGAGGAT AAAGCTCCTGATACGGTGAATTTCAATTCGAGTGAACCTGTTGTTATTCTTGGATTTGGACAAATGGGTCAG gTCCTTGCCAATTTCTTGTCCACTCCATTGGCTTCAGGGATAGATGGAGAAGCTCTGGGATGGCCTTATGTAGCTTTTGACCTTGATCCTTCTGTCGTGAAG GCGTCTAGAAAGCAAGGTTTTCCAATTCTTTACGGGGATGGATCACGTCCTGATGTTTTAGAATCTGCCGGAATATCTCTCCCGAAAGCTGTCTTAATTATGTATACTGCAAAGCAGAAATCAATTGAAGCCGTTCAAAGGCTTCGACTTGCTTTCCCTTCA ATCCCTATTTATGCCAGAGCTCTGGACTTGAAGCACCTTCTGGATCTTAAGAAAGCTGGTGCAACAGATGCCATTATGGAAAGTGCAGAG ACAAGTTTGCAGCTGGGCTCTAAGCTTTTGAAAGGGTTTGGTGTTATGTCTGATGATGTGAACTTTCTTCGTCAAATTGTTCGTGATTCCATGGAGCTGCAAGCTCAAGATGTAGTTCAGAAAACTGACAAGCAAGACTTGAATAGTTTGAAGCCATTACAG AAGACAATTCGTGGGAGGTAA
- the LOC126783189 gene encoding uncharacterized protein LOC126783189, translated as MKESSSSMTPLLFRNLITSLFILAETSISSLAQKHKALELIRYVFVSCFLFFLRLLLSLNPRSTKNSESLFSTVYDYNEKPPNKVTGRKNKYMPAANGRAGGDSDNEKDTAIARALSQLLSIVNDIPVSSRKYQVVRSLAENLIHENQKEGVEALRQVNRRALTAAFSRTLNQLEAAAILEQQQHHSGGDIDGLVCGHHHWAVRAVRLVADVVWSKEVTSSGGSRSSEEKLAAELLWLAETMASCGFAQEAVWRWASASGLARLSITAEPRLQASLVKLSALLLKYAKDMGVDKGDDHEHDYKGSNEKRETKQVKMQMQMLVLWIPLLCIASNGTDVPVLSINERAELERVLEEIIEKQLAEEDQERVLTLWLHHFTCCSSSDWPNLHASYARWCKASRKQLLI; from the exons ATGAAGGAAAGTTCATCGTCCATGACTCCATTGCTTTTCCGTAACCTCATAACCTCCCTCTTCATTCTGGCAGAGACTTCCATTTCCAGCTTGGCCCAAAAACACAAAGCCCTAGAACTCATACGCTACGTTTTCGTCTCTTGCTTCCTTTTCTTCCTGCGTCTGCTCCTTTCTTTAAACCCTAGGTCGACCAAGAATAGTGAATCCCTATTTTCCACCGTGTACGACTATAATGAAAAGCCTCCCAATAAGGTTACTGGCCGAAAAAACAAGTATATGCCGGCAGCAAATGGCAGAGCCGGCGGCGACAGCGACAACGAGAAGGACACAGCCATAGCTCGAGCGCTTTCGCAGCTACTATCGATCGTGAATGATATCCCGGTAAGCTCCCGCAAGTACCAAGTGGTTCGATCTTTAGCGGAGAATCTCATCCATGAAAACCAGAAAGAGGGCGTGGAGGCTCTGCGTCAAGTCAACCGCAGGGCTCTGACGGCAGCGTTTTCCAGGACTCTAAACCAGCTTGAAGCCGCCGCAATTCTCGAACAGCAGCAGCACCACAGCGGCGGTGATATTGATGGTTTGGTTTGTGGTCATCATCATTGGGCAGTAAGGGCCGTTCGGTTGGTTGCCGACGTGGTGTGGTCAAAGGAGGTTACTAGCAGTGGGGGGTCGAGGAGCTCGGAGGAAAAGCTAGCGGCGGAGCTCCTGTGGTTGGCTGAGACAATGGCGAGTTGTGGCTTTGCTCAAGAGGCTGTGTGGAGATGGGCGTCCGCCTCTGGTTTGGCTCGTCTCTCTATTACAGCCGAACCCCGCCTTCAAGCGTCCTTAGTCAAGCTTTCAG CATTGTTGTTGAAGTATGCCAAAGACATGGGAGTGGATAAAGGTGATGATCATGAACATGATTACAAAGGCTCGAACGAGAAACGAGAAACAAAACAAGTAAAAATGCAAATGCAGATGTTGGTGTTGTGGATTCCATTGCTGTGCATAGCCAGCAACGGCACCGATGTGCCGGTTTTGAGCATCAACGAAAGGGCTGAGCTGGAGAGAGTACTGGAAGAGATCATAGAGAAGCAGCTGgcagaagaagatcaagagcgAGTTCTAACCTTGTGGCTTCACCACTTCACATGTTGCTCTTCTTCCGATTGGCCCAATCTACATGCCTCTTACGCTCGCTGGTGTAAAGCTTCGCGGAAGCAATTGCTAATTTAG